A single Ketogulonicigenium vulgare WSH-001 DNA region contains:
- the queA gene encoding tRNA preQ1(34) S-adenosylmethionine ribosyltransferase-isomerase QueA, producing MKLSDFDFTLPEDLIALRPAVPRTAAKLLVARGDTISDLTVAELAAQFNPGDRLVLNDTKVIPARLSGLRHRGEATARIEVTLLQPTADGAWMALIKPLRKLHEGEDIVFTSRLSATLIGRDGDQAKLRFNLTGDDFDAALAEAGQMPLPPYIAARRAADAQDLQDYQTIWADRPGAVAAPTASLHFDAAVMAALAARGVTLTRVTLHVGAGTFLPVKVDDIAQHKMHAEWGEVTATAAAEIAATKAAGGRVIPVGTTALRLLETAARDTGAIAPWVGETDIFITPGFNFRVADGLVTNFHLPKSTLMMLVSGLMGADRIRAIYDHAIAQRYRFFSYGDASLLLPKG from the coding sequence ATGAAACTTTCGGATTTTGACTTTACCCTGCCCGAGGATTTGATCGCGCTGCGCCCTGCCGTGCCTCGCACTGCGGCCAAGCTGCTGGTCGCGCGGGGCGATACGATCTCGGATCTGACGGTTGCGGAACTTGCGGCGCAATTTAACCCCGGCGACCGGCTGGTGTTGAATGATACAAAGGTCATCCCCGCCCGCCTGTCCGGACTGCGCCATCGCGGCGAGGCGACCGCGCGGATCGAGGTCACCTTGCTGCAGCCCACCGCCGATGGGGCGTGGATGGCGCTGATCAAACCGCTGCGCAAACTGCACGAGGGCGAGGATATCGTCTTTACCTCCCGCCTATCCGCAACCTTGATCGGGCGCGATGGCGATCAGGCCAAGCTGCGGTTCAACCTGACGGGTGATGATTTCGATGCGGCCCTGGCCGAGGCGGGCCAGATGCCGCTGCCGCCCTATATCGCCGCGCGCCGCGCCGCCGATGCGCAGGATTTGCAGGATTACCAGACCATTTGGGCCGACCGCCCCGGTGCGGTTGCCGCGCCGACCGCGTCGCTGCACTTTGACGCGGCTGTTATGGCCGCTTTGGCCGCGCGCGGTGTGACGCTGACACGCGTGACGCTGCATGTGGGGGCGGGGACCTTCCTGCCGGTCAAAGTCGACGATATCGCCCAGCACAAAATGCACGCCGAATGGGGCGAGGTCACCGCAACCGCCGCCGCTGAAATCGCGGCGACCAAAGCCGCAGGCGGGCGCGTGATCCCGGTTGGCACCACCGCGCTGCGCCTATTGGAAACCGCCGCGCGCGATACGGGTGCAATCGCGCCATGGGTGGGCGAGACGGATATCTTCATCACGCCCGGCTTTAACTTTCGCGTCGCGGATGGGTTGGTGACCAATTTTCACCTGCCCAAATCAACGCTGATGATGCTGGTTTCCGGCCTGATGGGTGCGGACCGCATTCGGGCGATTTATGATCATGCAATCGCACAGCGCTATCGGTTCTTTTCCTATGGCGACGCGTCGCTGCTGCTGCCGAAGGGCTGA
- a CDS encoding peroxiredoxin, translating into MTRLQAGDTAPNFTLPGHDGKTYHLSDFRGQRVVLFFYPADNTPTCTTENAEFATHAEAFAAAGVQLIGINRDSLAKHTKFAAKLALPFPLLTDEDGAVSGAYDVWQEKSTFGKTYMGILRTTFLIGTDGRLEMVWPVTRLAGHVDSVLTSCLSKN; encoded by the coding sequence ATGACCCGCCTGCAAGCGGGCGATACTGCCCCCAATTTCACCCTTCCCGGCCATGACGGCAAAACCTATCACCTGTCGGATTTTCGCGGCCAGCGCGTGGTGCTGTTCTTTTACCCCGCCGATAACACCCCGACCTGCACGACCGAGAATGCGGAATTCGCCACCCACGCCGAGGCCTTTGCCGCCGCCGGTGTGCAATTGATCGGGATCAACCGCGACAGCCTTGCAAAGCACACGAAATTCGCGGCCAAGCTGGCGCTGCCTTTTCCGCTGCTGACAGATGAAGATGGCGCGGTGTCCGGGGCCTATGATGTCTGGCAAGAGAAATCGACCTTTGGCAAAACCTATATGGGAATCCTGCGCACGACATTTCTGATCGGCACCGATGGTCGTCTGGAAATGGTCTGGCCGGTCACGCGACTTGCCGGTCATGTTGACAGTGTTTTGACCAGCTGCCTTTCCAAAAACTAA
- a CDS encoding M23 family metallopeptidase has translation MRLPLRHRIHAALERHLPERRLFIRSDTQTRFIRLRPVTQIIAITGCSLLVGWSVIATSIVLMDAISAGNYRAQAERDKMLYEARLEALSSERDSRAVEAIAAQERFQAALTQVSQMQTDLLTLEDQRVELESGLAAVHATLRRTVSERDSARSQSANLLAQIDGAQDVTSGPSDEELTSTLDMMSNALAETAAHRDASDATAQTAAINAADLELELRLMQERNGEIFSQLEEAMQVSVEPLSRMFRAAGLDPDDLINQVRRGYSGQGGPLTPLQYSTSGSAINPDVERANRILGALDNINMYRTAVDLVPVAQPFRSGAARLTSNFGTRWNRAHEGLDFGMPIGTPVYATAEGTVTFAGWQSGYGRIVKIRHQFGFETRYAHLNEINVRVGQRVSRGDHIADSGNTGRSTGPHLHYEVRVNGAAQNPLNYIRAGRDVF, from the coding sequence GTGCGCTTACCGCTACGACACAGAATTCACGCCGCGCTTGAGCGTCATTTGCCCGAGCGTCGACTGTTCATTCGATCCGACACGCAGACGCGCTTTATCCGTCTGCGTCCCGTCACGCAGATTATCGCCATTACGGGCTGTAGCCTGCTGGTGGGATGGTCGGTGATCGCGACCTCGATCGTATTGATGGATGCGATCAGCGCCGGCAATTACCGCGCGCAGGCCGAACGCGACAAGATGCTCTATGAGGCGCGGCTCGAGGCGCTGTCATCCGAACGCGACAGCCGCGCGGTCGAGGCGATCGCCGCGCAAGAACGGTTCCAAGCCGCGCTGACGCAGGTCTCGCAGATGCAGACCGATCTGCTGACACTGGAAGACCAACGGGTCGAACTGGAATCGGGCCTTGCCGCGGTCCACGCCACGTTGCGCCGCACGGTGTCGGAACGCGACAGTGCCCGCAGTCAGTCCGCAAACCTTTTGGCCCAGATTGATGGCGCGCAAGATGTAACATCAGGCCCCTCGGACGAAGAGCTGACCAGCACGCTGGATATGATGTCAAATGCGCTGGCCGAAACCGCTGCACATCGCGATGCCTCTGACGCCACCGCCCAAACCGCCGCCATCAATGCCGCCGACCTCGAGCTGGAACTGCGCCTGATGCAAGAGCGCAACGGCGAGATCTTTAGCCAGTTGGAAGAAGCGATGCAGGTCTCGGTCGAGCCACTGTCGCGCATGTTCCGTGCCGCCGGCCTTGATCCAGACGATCTGATCAACCAGGTACGGCGCGGCTATTCGGGCCAGGGCGGACCGCTGACGCCGCTGCAATATTCCACCTCGGGCAGCGCAATCAACCCGGATGTCGAGCGTGCGAATCGCATTCTGGGGGCGCTGGACAATATCAATATGTATCGCACCGCCGTCGATCTGGTGCCCGTTGCACAGCCCTTTCGCAGCGGCGCGGCGCGGTTGACATCCAATTTTGGCACCCGCTGGAACCGCGCGCATGAGGGCCTTGATTTCGGCATGCCCATCGGCACGCCCGTCTATGCAACCGCCGAAGGCACCGTGACTTTTGCCGGATGGCAGTCGGGCTATGGGCGTATCGTTAAGATCCGTCATCAATTTGGCTTTGAAACACGTTACGCCCATTTGAACGAGATCAACGTGCGCGTGGGACAAAGGGTATCGCGCGGCGACCATATTGCTGATAGTGGTAACACAGGACGATCGACTGGCCCTCACCTGCACTACGAGGTGCGTGTGAACGGCGCGGCGCAAAATCCCCTTAATTACATAAGAGCTGGACGCGATGTTTTCTAA
- a CDS encoding polymer-forming cytoskeletal protein, translating into MFSKSKINEPGNKTPEQAATPSQPAAATTPAPSYSAAPAVKPKPPASVLSSDLHITGNIRTSGDVQIEGQVDGDIRAHLLIIGEGATVRGELIADDIVINGRIVGRVRGLKVRLTSTARVEGDIIHKTIAIESGAHFEGSVQRHEDPITGESKQKALAKPVDDQGV; encoded by the coding sequence ATGTTTTCTAAGAGCAAAATTAACGAACCCGGAAACAAAACACCTGAACAGGCCGCAACGCCCAGCCAACCCGCTGCAGCGACAACGCCTGCTCCGTCTTATTCCGCAGCCCCCGCGGTCAAGCCAAAGCCGCCGGCTTCGGTTCTGTCGTCGGATCTGCATATCACCGGCAATATCCGCACCAGCGGCGATGTTCAGATCGAAGGTCAGGTTGATGGCGACATCCGCGCCCATCTGCTGATCATCGGCGAAGGCGCAACCGTGCGCGGCGAGCTGATTGCCGATGATATCGTAATCAACGGTCGCATCGTGGGCCGCGTACGCGGCCTGAAAGTGCGCTTGACCTCGACCGCGCGTGTCGAAGGCGACATCATCCACAAGACGATCGCGATTGAATCGGGTGCCCATTTCGAGGGTTCGGTGCAGCGCCACGAAGACCCGATCACCGGCGAATCAAAGCAAAAAGCACTGGCGAAGCCCGTCGACGACCAAGGCGTCTAA
- a CDS encoding spike base protein, RCAP_Rcc01079 family has protein sequence MPNDYFQSMSGGLESPAAQAVAITTSNTADLSVFPRALYATTAGTVRVTMMEGGAIVTLPILVGVPLPVRVRRVWTTGTTASGIVGVW, from the coding sequence ATGCCCAATGATTATTTCCAAAGCATGTCCGGCGGGCTGGAAAGCCCGGCTGCGCAGGCGGTCGCGATTACCACGTCGAATACGGCGGATCTAAGCGTGTTCCCCCGCGCGCTTTATGCGACGACGGCTGGCACGGTGCGTGTGACGATGATGGAAGGCGGCGCGATTGTGACGCTGCCCATTTTGGTGGGCGTGCCGCTGCCGGTGCGGGTACGGCGCGTTTGGACGACGGGCACCACGGCCAGCGGGATCGTCGGTGTCTGGTAG
- a CDS encoding MBL fold metallo-hydrolase has protein sequence MTTLSPSPEVTVFHDKRTGSLQYVVADPAAKTCVIIDPVYDYDEKSGQTWTENADRILGFVAERGYSVAWILDTHPHADHFSAAPYLKEKLGAPMATGAYVTGVQKLWADFYNWPDFPQDGSQWDHLFHAGDTFSVGGLTGYVMHSPGHTLASITYVIGDAAFIHDTIFQPDSGTARADFPGGSAAALWESMQAILALPPETRLFTGHDYMPAGRDVTWQSSIAEQLATNVHLSRYKTREDFIAAREARDATLPMPKLILHALQVNINGGRLPAPEANGRRYLKIPVDLLSRGSGE, from the coding sequence ATGACGACCCTCAGCCCATCGCCCGAAGTGACTGTCTTTCACGACAAACGCACCGGATCGCTGCAATATGTCGTGGCCGACCCGGCCGCGAAAACCTGTGTGATCATCGATCCCGTTTACGATTACGATGAAAAGTCCGGGCAAACCTGGACCGAAAACGCCGATCGCATCTTGGGTTTTGTGGCCGAGCGCGGCTATAGCGTCGCGTGGATTTTGGACACGCATCCCCATGCCGACCACTTTTCTGCCGCGCCTTATCTGAAAGAAAAGCTGGGCGCGCCAATGGCGACCGGCGCCTATGTGACCGGCGTGCAAAAGCTGTGGGCCGATTTCTATAACTGGCCGGATTTCCCCCAAGACGGCAGCCAATGGGATCACCTGTTCCACGCAGGCGACACGTTCAGCGTCGGTGGCCTTACCGGCTATGTCATGCACTCACCGGGGCATACGTTGGCCTCGATCACCTATGTCATTGGGGATGCGGCCTTTATCCATGACACGATCTTTCAGCCCGACAGCGGCACGGCGCGGGCGGATTTCCCCGGCGGCAGCGCGGCGGCGCTGTGGGAGTCGATGCAGGCGATCCTTGCCTTGCCGCCCGAGACCCGCCTTTTTACCGGCCACGATTATATGCCCGCCGGACGCGATGTGACGTGGCAATCCTCGATTGCCGAGCAGCTTGCCACGAACGTCCATCTGTCGCGCTATAAAACGCGCGAGGACTTTATCGCCGCACGCGAGGCGCGTGATGCCACCTTGCCGATGCCAAAACTGATCCTCCATGCGCTGCAGGTGAATATCAACGGTGGCAGATTGCCCGCGCCCGAGGCGAACGGTCGTCGTTACTTGAAAATTCCGGTTGATCTGCTCAGCCGTGGCAGCGGCGAGTAA
- a CDS encoding alpha/beta hydrolase, which translates to MGIIPLDQVAEDARDMVRLYREAAPTPYADMPLPDARRAYMQSCALNGLPHVPLPQVVDHRIAVSGAEITIREYRPIIAGVLPAVLFLHGGGWVLGGLDTHDTICRHLAAQSGAAVFAVDYRLAPEHPFPIPYDDSVAALNWLIAQADALAIDPARLAFAGDSAGGNLAAALTNSRIAKPLAQVLLYPVTDLAQRAPSYTRVATGFSLAAAGMEWFIDSYAPAPQDRSDPRLSPLRGDIAAVPMFILTCGLDPLADEGIAYAEAAAQAGAEVEHIHLPHHAHGLFTSAGRITTGAVMLERVAQYLAARLAA; encoded by the coding sequence ATGGGCATCATCCCATTGGATCAAGTGGCCGAAGACGCGCGCGATATGGTGCGCCTCTATCGCGAGGCTGCGCCCACCCCCTACGCCGATATGCCGCTGCCTGATGCGCGACGCGCCTATATGCAAAGCTGCGCCCTGAATGGCCTGCCGCATGTGCCGCTGCCGCAGGTCGTGGATCATCGGATCGCCGTATCTGGGGCCGAGATTACCATCCGCGAATACCGCCCGATCATCGCGGGTGTTCTGCCTGCGGTGCTGTTCTTGCATGGCGGCGGCTGGGTGTTGGGCGGGCTGGATACGCATGACACGATTTGCCGGCACCTTGCCGCCCAAAGCGGCGCTGCGGTCTTTGCGGTGGATTACCGCCTTGCGCCCGAGCACCCATTTCCGATTCCCTATGACGATAGCGTCGCGGCGCTAAACTGGCTGATCGCGCAGGCGGATGCGCTGGCAATTGATCCCGCGCGGCTGGCCTTTGCCGGCGATAGCGCGGGCGGTAATCTGGCGGCAGCCTTGACCAATAGTCGGATTGCAAAGCCACTGGCGCAGGTGCTGCTGTATCCCGTGACCGATCTGGCGCAGCGCGCGCCGTCCTATACGCGTGTCGCGACGGGCTTTTCACTGGCTGCGGCCGGGATGGAGTGGTTCATCGACAGCTATGCGCCCGCGCCGCAAGATCGCAGCGATCCGCGTCTGTCACCCCTGCGCGGTGATATCGCCGCTGTCCCCATGTTTATCCTGACCTGCGGCCTCGATCCATTGGCGGACGAGGGGATCGCCTATGCCGAAGCCGCGGCGCAGGCCGGGGCAGAAGTCGAGCATATCCACCTGCCGCATCACGCGCATGGGCTGTTCACATCCGCTGGGCGGATCACCACCGGTGCTGTGATGCTAGAGCGTGTGGCGCAGTATCTGGCCGCGCGCTTGGCGGCCTAA
- a CDS encoding peptidylprolyl isomerase → MANPLVLMRTEEGDITLRIYLDKAPISAGNFLQYVDSGALNNQTLFRIVTPHNEEAPRDHYIQALHWGWRTKGEHDPQPFAKIPLETTRDTGLHHIRGTLAMGRYEPGNSGAEFFIMMNEDPDMDFGGKRQPDGLGFAAFGQVESGWDVMDRLYARAEADQTHLRTPIAISEVKRIAG, encoded by the coding sequence ATGGCCAATCCGCTTGTGCTGATGCGCACCGAAGAAGGGGATATCACCCTGCGCATTTATCTGGACAAGGCGCCGATCTCGGCGGGTAATTTCCTGCAATATGTCGACAGCGGTGCGCTGAACAACCAGACGCTGTTCCGCATCGTGACCCCGCATAACGAGGAAGCGCCGCGCGACCATTACATTCAGGCCCTGCATTGGGGCTGGCGCACCAAGGGCGAGCACGACCCGCAGCCTTTCGCGAAAATCCCGCTCGAGACGACGCGCGACACTGGCCTGCACCACATCCGCGGCACGCTGGCGATGGGGCGGTATGAGCCGGGCAATTCGGGGGCCGAGTTCTTTATCATGATGAACGAAGATCCCGACATGGATTTTGGCGGCAAGCGCCAGCCGGACGGTCTGGGCTTTGCCGCTTTTGGTCAGGTGGAAAGCGGCTGGGACGTGATGGATCGCCTCTATGCACGCGCCGAAGCTGACCAGACTCACCTGCGCACGCCAATCGCGATCAGCGAAGTGAAACGCATCGCGGGCTAA
- a CDS encoding LrgB family protein, whose translation MIDLFWLTLTVGVFAGAQSLARRSGFHPVVNPVLISIAVIVAILLVTGTDYQTYLDGAQMIAYLLGPATVAIAVSLFRARRLIRQQALPVLGALAVGAPVGAASGWLIASAMGVDPAMALSFVPKSITAGIAVGVSEAIGGLPSLTVALAIITGVLGAVVAGPLMNRIGLRDPAARGFAMGVSAHGIATARAMQVSAVAGAFAGLGMALNGLATAVVVPLVFTLLG comes from the coding sequence ATGATCGACCTTTTCTGGCTGACACTGACGGTTGGCGTTTTCGCCGGTGCACAAAGCCTTGCGCGCCGGTCGGGTTTTCATCCTGTGGTCAATCCAGTGCTGATCTCGATTGCGGTGATTGTGGCGATCTTGCTGGTCACCGGCACCGATTACCAAACCTATCTGGATGGGGCGCAGATGATTGCCTATCTGCTAGGGCCAGCGACGGTTGCGATTGCGGTTTCGCTGTTTCGCGCCCGCCGCCTGATCCGTCAGCAGGCCCTGCCGGTACTGGGCGCGCTGGCGGTTGGCGCGCCGGTCGGGGCGGCCTCTGGCTGGCTGATCGCCAGTGCGATGGGGGTCGATCCGGCGATGGCGCTTTCTTTTGTGCCCAAATCGATCACGGCGGGCATTGCGGTGGGCGTGTCGGAGGCCATCGGCGGCCTGCCGTCTTTGACCGTGGCACTTGCGATCATCACTGGTGTGCTGGGCGCGGTTGTGGCAGGCCCGCTGATGAACCGTATCGGCCTGCGTGATCCGGCGGCGCGCGGCTTTGCGATGGGCGTCTCGGCCCACGGCATTGCCACCGCCCGCGCCATGCAGGTCAGCGCGGTTGCCGGGGCTTTTGCGGGTCTTGGCATGGCGTTGAACGGTTTGGCCACGGCTGTTGTCGTGCCGTTGGTGTTTACGCTGCTGGGCTAA
- a CDS encoding CidA/LrgA family protein, with protein sequence MLKGLFVILACQLVGEIVIRLTGWPLSAPVIGIVLLFALLLIQARRTGDAAVEQSETVKVADRLLSVLGLFFVPGGVGIIVYFDAIAPQLWPMVAALVGSTLITLLVTAAVFAWLSKRGRA encoded by the coding sequence ATGTTAAAGGGCCTATTTGTGATTCTCGCCTGCCAATTGGTGGGCGAGATTGTGATCCGATTGACCGGCTGGCCATTGTCGGCGCCGGTGATCGGGATCGTGCTGCTGTTCGCGCTATTGCTGATCCAGGCGCGCCGCACCGGCGATGCGGCGGTCGAGCAAAGCGAAACAGTGAAAGTCGCGGATCGGTTGCTGTCGGTGCTGGGGCTGTTCTTCGTGCCGGGGGGTGTCGGCATCATCGTTTATTTCGATGCGATTGCACCGCAGCTGTGGCCGATGGTGGCGGCACTTGTGGGCTCGACCTTGATCACGCTGCTGGTCACTGCCGCTGTCTTCGCTTGGCTGTCAAAACGAGGTCGGGCATGA
- the mraY gene encoding phospho-N-acetylmuramoyl-pentapeptide-transferase yields MLYWLTALSDGSGPFNLFRYITFRAGGAFFTALLIGFIFGRPLINHLRRVQGKGQPIREDGPAGHFVKAGTPTMGGLLIIGGVVAATLLWARWDNAFIWVVLFVTLGYAAIGFVDDYAKVSKQTTAGLSGRVRLLLGFLIAAIAGFWASYYQPDAMANHLAVPFFKSLLLNLGILFIPFAAIVIVGAANAVNLTDGLDGLAIMPVMIAAGTFGIIAYFVGRADFSTYLDVHYVPGSAEIVVFCAALIGAGLGFLWYNAPPAAVFMGDTGSLALGGALGAIAIVVKHELVLAVVGGLFVVEAMSVIIQVLYFKRTGKRIFLMAPIHHHFEKKGWSESQIVIRFWIIALVLALIGLSTLKLR; encoded by the coding sequence ATGCTTTACTGGCTGACAGCTCTGTCCGATGGCAGCGGCCCCTTCAATCTGTTCCGCTATATCACGTTCCGGGCGGGCGGGGCGTTTTTCACGGCGTTGCTGATTGGGTTCATCTTTGGCCGTCCGCTGATCAACCACCTGCGCCGCGTGCAGGGCAAGGGGCAACCGATCCGCGAAGACGGCCCCGCCGGGCATTTCGTCAAGGCGGGCACCCCCACAATGGGCGGCCTGCTGATTATCGGCGGCGTGGTGGCGGCGACGCTGCTATGGGCGCGCTGGGACAATGCCTTTATCTGGGTCGTGCTGTTCGTCACGCTGGGCTATGCGGCGATTGGCTTTGTCGATGACTATGCCAAGGTCAGTAAGCAAACCACGGCGGGGCTTTCGGGTCGTGTGCGGTTGCTGCTGGGCTTTTTGATCGCGGCCATTGCCGGATTCTGGGCCAGCTATTACCAGCCCGATGCAATGGCGAACCATCTGGCGGTGCCGTTCTTTAAATCGCTGCTGCTGAACCTTGGCATTTTGTTCATTCCCTTTGCCGCGATTGTCATCGTGGGCGCGGCGAATGCGGTGAACCTGACCGATGGTCTTGATGGGCTGGCGATCATGCCGGTGATGATCGCGGCGGGCACCTTTGGCATTATCGCTTATTTCGTCGGACGCGCCGACTTTTCGACCTATCTTGACGTGCATTACGTCCCGGGATCGGCCGAGATCGTGGTGTTCTGCGCCGCGCTGATCGGGGCCGGCCTTGGGTTCTTGTGGTATAACGCGCCGCCTGCGGCCGTGTTCATGGGCGATACCGGCAGCCTTGCGCTGGGCGGCGCACTGGGTGCGATCGCGATCGTCGTTAAACACGAGCTGGTGCTGGCGGTCGTCGGCGGCCTGTTCGTGGTCGAGGCGATGTCGGTGATCATTCAGGTGCTGTATTTCAAGCGTACCGGAAAACGCATCTTCCTGATGGCGCCGATTCACCACCATTTCGAGAAAAAGGGCTGGTCGGAATCGCAGATCGTCATCCGGTTCTGGATCATTGCGTTGGTGCTGGCGCTGATCGGCCTTTCGACGCTAAAGCTACGCTAA
- a CDS encoding UDP-N-acetylmuramoyl-tripeptide--D-alanyl-D-alanine ligase, producing the protein MSALWTGVEAAAATGGRLTRDFAVTGVSIDTRTLQPGDLFVALAAARDGHDFVASALEKGAAAALVSRVPEGLPANAPLLIVDDVLAALEAMGRAARARTKAKIVAVTGSVGKTSTKEMLRTVLAAAGRTHASEASYNNHWGVPLTLARMPADTEYGVLELGMSHPGEIAPLSRMVQPHVGVITTVAAAHFEAFGSIEGIAHEKAAIFEGLLPRGTAVVNGDLAVSPILIAAAKDKGARVITFGETPRNHHRLTDLRVRAGVTVASGRAWRTPFHMKVASAGRHFAVNALAVIAAADALGMDRARALVALAEWAPPAGRGMRQIISLDPLREGRTFELIDDAYNANPTSMAAALDVLALSEPVDGVGRLARGRRVAVLGDMLELGPDEMALHAALAEDHALTAADLIVCVGTRMKALHAALPAERAYWLATPEEILPHITRIADAGDVVLVKGSKGSRVSIIVDALRKLGCAPPETLE; encoded by the coding sequence ATGAGCGCGCTTTGGACCGGGGTCGAGGCCGCTGCCGCGACGGGGGGGCGCCTGACGCGTGATTTTGCCGTAACGGGTGTCTCTATCGATACCCGCACTTTGCAGCCGGGCGATCTGTTCGTGGCGCTGGCCGCTGCGCGCGATGGCCATGACTTTGTTGCGAGCGCGCTGGAAAAGGGTGCGGCTGCTGCGCTGGTGTCGCGCGTGCCCGAGGGTCTGCCCGCGAACGCGCCGCTGCTGATTGTTGATGACGTGCTGGCTGCGCTCGAGGCCATGGGCCGTGCGGCGCGCGCGCGGACCAAGGCGAAGATCGTCGCGGTCACGGGATCGGTCGGCAAAACCTCGACCAAGGAAATGCTGCGCACCGTGCTGGCGGCTGCGGGGCGCACCCATGCGTCTGAGGCCAGCTATAACAACCATTGGGGCGTGCCGCTGACGCTGGCGCGGATGCCCGCCGACACCGAATATGGTGTGCTCGAACTGGGCATGAGCCATCCGGGCGAGATCGCGCCGCTGTCGCGCATGGTGCAGCCGCATGTTGGCGTCATCACCACCGTCGCCGCCGCGCATTTCGAGGCCTTTGGCAGTATCGAGGGCATCGCCCATGAGAAAGCGGCGATATTCGAGGGACTTTTGCCGCGCGGCACCGCTGTCGTGAACGGCGATCTAGCGGTTTCCCCGATCCTGATCGCTGCGGCAAAGGACAAAGGCGCGCGGGTCATCACCTTTGGCGAGACGCCCCGCAATCACCACCGCCTGACCGATCTGCGCGTGCGCGCCGGTGTCACGGTTGCATCAGGCCGTGCATGGCGCACGCCCTTTCACATGAAGGTCGCAAGCGCCGGTCGCCATTTCGCGGTGAACGCACTGGCGGTGATCGCGGCGGCGGATGCTTTGGGCATGGACCGTGCGCGGGCACTGGTCGCGCTGGCCGAATGGGCACCGCCTGCAGGTCGCGGTATGCGCCAGATCATCAGCCTTGATCCGCTGCGCGAGGGGCGCACCTTCGAGCTGATCGACGACGCGTATAACGCGAACCCGACCTCGATGGCGGCGGCGCTGGATGTGCTGGCCTTGTCCGAGCCGGTCGACGGCGTCGGGCGGCTGGCGCGCGGGCGACGCGTTGCCGTGTTGGGCGATATGCTGGAGCTCGGCCCCGACGAGATGGCCCTGCACGCCGCCCTTGCCGAGGATCACGCCCTGACGGCCGCCGATCTGATCGTTTGTGTCGGCACCAGGATGAAGGCGCTACACGCCGCTTTGCCCGCCGAGCGGGCCTATTGGCTGGCCACCCCCGAAGAGATTTTGCCCCATATCACCCGCATTGCAGATGCGGGCGATGTGGTGCTGGTAAAAGGTTCAAAAGGCAGCCGTGTCTCGATCATCGTGGATGCGCTGCGCAAGCTTGGCTGCGCGCCGCCTGAGACTTTGGAATAG